Proteins from a single region of Nocardiopsis dassonvillei subsp. dassonvillei DSM 43111:
- a CDS encoding CPBP family intramembrane glutamic endopeptidase — protein sequence MFLGMATDSSLTSPQTCAPSEFHAEAPDQSRTTVTDPRGLTAFLVIAFAFSWTAWWLGTRLLGGADPMPAVIVGSFGPMVAAAVVTAATQGRKGVGALFRRHSLRRRGGVMPYLITVLVVLALAGSAAIQVYLGQSTLDEAQLWAALPTLPVQFLVIALVGGGNEELGWRGFALPRLQGVLSPLAANVLLGAVWAMWHAPLFAMPGTLQAQMYFPAYALLCVGFTVVLGHVFNSARGGVVAAIITHAAINVVSGVKAVAVGDPASAPEVAMVALLAVLLAVCTRGRLGLRRSDSARG from the coding sequence ATGTTTCTCGGCATGGCTACCGACAGCTCCCTCACGAGCCCCCAGACCTGCGCCCCCTCCGAGTTCCACGCCGAGGCCCCCGACCAGTCCCGCACGACGGTCACCGACCCCCGCGGCCTCACCGCCTTCCTCGTGATCGCCTTCGCTTTCTCCTGGACCGCCTGGTGGCTCGGCACGCGCCTGCTCGGCGGCGCCGACCCGATGCCCGCCGTGATCGTCGGCAGCTTCGGGCCGATGGTGGCCGCGGCCGTCGTCACCGCGGCCACCCAGGGCCGCAAGGGCGTGGGCGCGCTCTTCCGGCGCCACTCCCTCCGGCGCAGGGGCGGCGTCATGCCCTACCTGATCACCGTGCTGGTGGTCCTGGCCCTCGCGGGCTCCGCCGCGATCCAGGTGTACCTGGGCCAGTCGACCCTGGACGAGGCCCAGCTGTGGGCGGCGCTGCCGACCCTGCCCGTCCAGTTCCTGGTCATCGCGCTGGTCGGCGGCGGCAACGAGGAGCTGGGCTGGCGGGGCTTCGCGCTGCCCCGCCTCCAGGGCGTGCTCTCCCCGCTGGCCGCGAACGTCCTGCTCGGCGCGGTCTGGGCGATGTGGCACGCCCCCTTGTTCGCCATGCCCGGCACGCTCCAGGCGCAGATGTACTTCCCCGCCTACGCCCTGCTCTGCGTCGGGTTCACGGTGGTCCTCGGCCACGTCTTCAACTCCGCCCGCGGCGGTGTGGTCGCCGCGATCATCACCCACGCCGCGATCAACGTCGTCTCGGGCGTCAAGGCGGTGGCCGTGGGTGATCCGGCGAGCGCGCCCGAGGTCGCCATGGTCGCCCTGCTCGCGGTGCTCCTCGCGGTCTGCACCCGCGGCCGCCTGGGGCTGCGCCGTTCCGACAGCGCCCGGGGTTAG
- a CDS encoding CPBP family intramembrane glutamic endopeptidase, whose translation MNPNDDRHHAWSAPPPTDAFLPAPDADPSAGPSGHRSRRRGPRPVPPGVEYHRMLAGDKRRVLRGVLAIVLLLVGLFAISYAFAEASAFVDGQMGRTNPAAGGTDYTPVYHASGMLGLAMLIPLSMLIQRLLYGVRGASQHSVLSRFRFGVLGRALLFIGPFWLIAVTVMNVWTPPVQKDWPLADLVAMFVLTLLLVPLQAAGEEYGLRGLAFQVAGSWSRGPRVGLVLAVVVSSLLFTTIHGAGDPWINIWYFLLSLSLAVITWRTGGIEIPIVIHGLLNTLTFLICIVLQIDLGASVMDRSAGTGSPIMLVPAVTAVVIALVVFLRTRRTGPALTPGPLRTQPDTRSARVQPDARPGWVPTVR comes from the coding sequence ATGAACCCCAACGACGACCGTCACCACGCCTGGTCGGCCCCTCCGCCGACCGACGCCTTCCTTCCCGCTCCGGACGCGGACCCGTCAGCTGGTCCGTCCGGGCACCGTTCGCGCCGCCGGGGCCCGCGTCCCGTCCCGCCGGGGGTGGAGTACCACCGCATGCTCGCCGGGGACAAGCGCCGCGTCCTGCGCGGCGTCCTCGCGATCGTGCTCCTGCTCGTGGGGCTGTTCGCCATCAGCTACGCCTTCGCCGAGGCCTCCGCGTTCGTGGACGGGCAGATGGGCAGGACCAACCCGGCGGCGGGCGGCACCGACTACACGCCGGTCTACCACGCCTCGGGCATGCTCGGACTCGCCATGCTCATCCCGTTGAGCATGCTCATCCAGCGGCTGCTCTACGGAGTCAGGGGGGCCTCCCAGCACTCGGTGCTCTCGCGCTTCCGATTCGGAGTGCTCGGCCGGGCGCTGCTGTTCATCGGCCCCTTCTGGCTGATCGCCGTCACCGTCATGAACGTCTGGACACCCCCCGTTCAGAAGGACTGGCCCCTCGCCGATCTGGTCGCCATGTTCGTCCTCACCCTGCTGCTGGTCCCCCTCCAGGCGGCCGGTGAGGAGTACGGCCTGCGCGGGCTGGCCTTCCAGGTCGCCGGGAGCTGGAGCCGCGGGCCGCGGGTGGGACTGGTCCTCGCCGTCGTCGTCTCCAGCCTGCTGTTCACGACCATCCACGGCGCGGGTGACCCGTGGATCAACATCTGGTACTTCCTGCTCTCCCTCAGCCTGGCCGTCATCACCTGGCGCACCGGCGGGATCGAGATCCCGATCGTCATCCACGGGCTGCTCAACACGCTCACCTTCCTCATCTGCATCGTCCTGCAGATCGACCTCGGCGCCTCCGTCATGGACCGGTCGGCGGGCACCGGGTCGCCCATCATGCTCGTGCCCGCCGTCACCGCCGTCGTGATCGCGCTCGTGGTGTTCCTGCGTACGCGCCGGACGGGACCGGCCCTGACCCCCGGGCCCTTGCGAACCCAGCCGGACACGCGGTCCGCCCGGGTCCAGCCGGACGCGCGGCCCGGGTGGGTCCCAACCGTGAGGTGA
- a CDS encoding TetR/AcrR family transcriptional regulator — MTSPLVPFGKERGERADAARNRERLLETARAMIAEHGTRQVTMDGLAERAGLGKGTVFRRFGSRAGIFVALLEDAEHRFQEQVLSGPPPLGPGADPAERLVAYGCARIPFLLEHHAIARAAVDRSLPVPAGAVGMTQPHIRMLLGLAGLPADRVYGLSVQLTAALEGPLVLYMSTDEVAAPPPEPDAPNPLIDGWRFLVERLLGD, encoded by the coding sequence GTGACTTCGCCCCTGGTGCCCTTCGGGAAGGAGCGCGGCGAACGCGCGGACGCCGCGCGCAACCGCGAACGCCTGCTGGAGACAGCCCGCGCGATGATCGCCGAACACGGAACACGGCAGGTGACCATGGACGGCCTCGCCGAACGCGCGGGGCTGGGCAAGGGCACCGTCTTCCGCCGCTTCGGCAGTCGCGCGGGCATCTTCGTGGCCCTGCTCGAAGACGCCGAGCACCGCTTCCAGGAACAGGTGCTGTCCGGACCGCCGCCGCTGGGACCGGGCGCCGACCCCGCCGAGCGCCTGGTCGCCTACGGGTGCGCCCGCATCCCCTTCCTGCTGGAGCACCACGCGATCGCCCGGGCCGCCGTGGACCGCTCCCTGCCGGTACCGGCGGGCGCGGTCGGTATGACCCAGCCCCACATCCGCATGCTCCTGGGCCTGGCCGGTCTGCCCGCGGACCGGGTGTACGGCCTCTCCGTGCAGCTGACCGCCGCGTTGGAGGGTCCTCTCGTGCTGTACATGTCGACGGACGAGGTCGCCGCCCCTCCTCCGGAGCCGGACGCCCCCAACCCCCTGATCGACGGCTGGAGGTTCCTCGTCGAACGCCTCCTCGGGGACTGA
- a CDS encoding NAD(P)H-dependent oxidoreductase encodes MNLFRLDASILPTVSCSAEIADRVEAEWAAAHPRGAVNRRHLGTDPLPADAWALATIGAGTDEADRTPEQVRALALAAELAAELQEADAVVLAVPLYNFGVSQHFKAWADLVIAGAGATTPLLKDTPTVLATTLGGGYGPGTPREGWDHSTPYLERVVGDIWQADLTLIKRELTLAATTPGMESLKDLAQQEHDRALVSASEAGRALAAR; translated from the coding sequence ATGAACCTGTTCCGTCTGGACGCCAGCATCCTGCCGACCGTCTCCTGCAGCGCCGAGATCGCCGACCGGGTCGAGGCCGAATGGGCCGCCGCCCACCCGCGGGGCGCCGTCAACCGCCGCCACCTGGGCACCGACCCGCTGCCCGCCGACGCCTGGGCCCTGGCCACCATCGGCGCCGGAACGGACGAGGCCGACCGCACGCCCGAACAGGTCCGGGCTCTGGCCCTGGCGGCCGAACTGGCCGCCGAACTCCAGGAGGCCGACGCGGTGGTCCTGGCCGTGCCGCTGTACAACTTCGGCGTCTCCCAGCACTTCAAGGCCTGGGCCGACCTGGTCATCGCGGGCGCGGGCGCCACCACCCCGCTGCTGAAGGACACCCCCACCGTGCTGGCCACCACCCTGGGCGGCGGCTACGGCCCCGGCACCCCCCGCGAGGGCTGGGACCACTCCACCCCCTACCTGGAGCGCGTCGTCGGCGACATCTGGCAGGCGGACCTGACCCTCATCAAGCGCGAACTCACCCTGGCCGCGACCACGCCGGGCATGGAGTCCCTCAAGGACCTCGCCCAGCAGGAGCACGACCGGGCCCTGGTCAGCGCCAGCGAGGCCGGTCGGGCGCTCGCCGCGCGCTGA
- a CDS encoding LysR family transcriptional regulator has protein sequence MALSSDGIKLFLAVVDHGSFSGAARALRRVPSAVSMGIANIEAELGYPLFDRSRREAVPTPRALALVPHARSVASRLRLLQVHAVELSRDLESTLTVAVAAGVPDRDLLDALARVGGRYPLLRVNLLRAPQDGVREMLHRERADLALLAAAPDVDREEVFTNVTDEVFVAVVSATADTPGLPADLRRLEDLGASRQIVVAGPDDAVADRRLLVSDARWHVDSVEAALGLVERGAGWANLPLGKVREAVATGRVRVLEFVNLKNGLAMPVHLVWLRRRPLRRAAGEVVALMSRDHR, from the coding sequence ATGGCTCTCTCCAGTGACGGCATCAAGCTGTTCCTGGCCGTGGTCGACCACGGCTCCTTCTCCGGCGCGGCCCGCGCGCTGCGCCGGGTGCCCTCCGCCGTGAGCATGGGCATCGCCAACATCGAGGCCGAACTCGGCTACCCCCTGTTCGACCGGTCGCGCCGCGAGGCGGTGCCCACCCCGCGGGCCCTGGCCCTGGTGCCCCACGCACGGTCGGTCGCCAGCAGGCTGCGGCTGCTGCAGGTCCACGCCGTGGAGCTGTCGCGGGACCTGGAGAGCACGCTCACCGTCGCCGTGGCCGCCGGTGTTCCGGACCGGGACCTGCTGGACGCCCTGGCCCGGGTCGGCGGTCGCTACCCCCTGCTGCGCGTGAACCTGCTCCGGGCGCCCCAGGACGGGGTCCGGGAGATGCTGCACCGGGAGCGGGCCGACCTGGCGCTGCTGGCCGCGGCTCCGGACGTGGACCGGGAGGAGGTCTTCACCAACGTGACCGACGAGGTCTTCGTGGCGGTGGTCTCGGCCACCGCGGACACACCCGGCCTGCCCGCCGACCTGCGGCGCCTGGAGGACCTCGGCGCCAGCCGCCAGATCGTGGTCGCCGGTCCCGACGACGCGGTCGCCGATCGTCGGCTCCTGGTCTCCGACGCCCGGTGGCACGTGGACTCGGTGGAGGCCGCGCTGGGGCTCGTGGAACGCGGCGCGGGATGGGCCAACCTGCCCTTGGGGAAGGTGCGGGAGGCGGTCGCGACCGGGAGGGTGAGGGTGCTGGAGTTCGTCAACCTCAAGAACGGGTTGGCGATGCCGGTGCACCTGGTGTGGCTGCGCAGGAGGCCGCTGCGCCGGGCTGCCGGGGAGGTCGTCGCGCTGATGAGCCGCGACCACCGCTGA
- a CDS encoding MerR family transcriptional regulator: MRIGELARRSGVSPRSLRYYEQQGLLASERTPGGHREYAETAVDRVVRIQELYAAGLCSAKIVTLLPCMRDADGGPAATADAHLVRELRTERERIDRMIADLRRSRELLDDVIASAEGDETEEGSLTGRR, translated from the coding sequence ATGCGCATCGGTGAGCTGGCCCGGCGCAGCGGGGTGAGCCCGCGTTCGCTGCGCTACTACGAGCAGCAGGGCCTGCTGGCCTCCGAGCGCACCCCGGGCGGGCACCGCGAGTACGCCGAGACCGCGGTGGACCGGGTGGTGCGCATCCAGGAGCTGTATGCGGCGGGGCTGTGCAGCGCCAAGATCGTGACGCTGCTGCCGTGCATGCGCGACGCCGACGGCGGGCCAGCGGCCACGGCCGACGCCCACCTGGTCCGCGAGCTGAGGACCGAGCGCGAGCGCATCGACCGGATGATCGCGGACCTGCGGCGTTCCCGGGAGCTGCTCGACGACGTCATCGCCTCCGCCGAGGGCGACGAGACCGAGGAGGGTTCCCTCACCGGCCGCCGCTGA
- a CDS encoding alkene reductase, which translates to MNAKETESPLLSPARLADTDLPNRLVIAPMTRNRAEPSGTPSELMAEYYAQRASAGLIIAEASTPSRVGRTYPDIAALYRPEHTEGWRRVNRRVAEAGGRMFAQIQHGGRVGHPDTSGLTPLAPSPIALPGTIHTPGGRQPAVTPRQMGRDDIATTVADFASAARRAVEAGFLGVEVHAANGYLLHQFLTPGTNRRRDAYGGAPENRMRFVLEVVQAVVAEVGPDRVGVRVSPGNTANGIAETDEDIAALYPELTTRLDALGPVYLHVAFADPDSSVWKRIRSRWSRTLIGNPVLPGGEIPADGGRDAAERMLRAGADLVALGRPFLANPDLVERIRTGAPVNPVRDRYLMYVGGATGYTDYPALGG; encoded by the coding sequence ATGAACGCCAAGGAAACAGAGTCTCCGCTTCTCAGCCCCGCGCGCCTCGCCGACACCGACCTGCCCAACCGGCTCGTGATCGCCCCCATGACCCGCAACCGCGCCGAGCCCTCGGGTACTCCGAGCGAGCTCATGGCCGAGTACTACGCCCAGCGGGCCTCGGCCGGTCTGATCATCGCCGAGGCCTCCACCCCCAGCAGGGTCGGGCGCACCTACCCCGACATCGCCGCCCTGTACCGCCCCGAGCACACCGAGGGCTGGCGGCGGGTCAACCGACGCGTGGCCGAGGCGGGCGGGCGCATGTTCGCCCAGATCCAGCACGGCGGCCGCGTCGGCCACCCCGACACCAGCGGCCTGACCCCGCTGGCGCCCTCACCGATCGCCCTGCCCGGGACCATCCACACCCCCGGCGGACGCCAGCCCGCGGTGACGCCCCGGCAGATGGGCCGGGACGACATCGCCACCACCGTCGCCGACTTCGCCTCCGCCGCCCGCCGGGCCGTGGAGGCCGGGTTCCTGGGCGTGGAGGTGCACGCCGCCAACGGCTACCTCCTCCACCAGTTCCTGACCCCGGGCACCAACCGGCGCCGGGACGCCTACGGCGGCGCTCCCGAGAACCGGATGCGCTTCGTCCTGGAGGTGGTCCAAGCCGTCGTCGCGGAGGTCGGTCCCGACCGCGTCGGCGTGCGCGTCTCCCCGGGCAACACCGCCAACGGCATCGCGGAGACCGACGAGGACATCGCCGCCCTCTACCCGGAACTGACCACCCGCCTGGACGCGTTGGGGCCCGTGTACCTGCACGTGGCCTTCGCCGACCCCGACAGTTCCGTGTGGAAGCGGATCCGCTCACGCTGGTCGCGCACCCTGATCGGCAACCCGGTGCTGCCCGGCGGGGAGATTCCCGCGGACGGCGGTCGGGACGCCGCCGAGCGCATGCTCCGGGCCGGGGCCGACCTGGTCGCCCTGGGCCGGCCCTTCCTGGCCAACCCCGACCTGGTCGAGCGCATCCGCACCGGGGCGCCGGTCAACCCGGTGCGCGACAGGTACCTGATGTACGTGGGCGGGGCCACCGGCTACACGGACTACCCGGCACTGGGCGGCTGA
- a CDS encoding PACE efflux transporter, producing MKRKLVYVGGYEILGLAVGTAVMSLLTGESPATTGPLALMITCVATVWNLAFNYLFEAWERRQRDRTRTVRRRVLHAVGFQLTLVCFLIPLIAWWLEITLLQAFVLDLVFIVYIPFYTFAYNWAFDRIFGVPSSAVNEVGQEEPVGSGRSA from the coding sequence GTGAAGCGCAAGCTGGTCTACGTGGGCGGATACGAGATCCTGGGGCTCGCGGTGGGCACCGCGGTGATGTCCCTGCTGACGGGCGAGTCACCGGCCACCACCGGACCCCTGGCGCTCATGATCACCTGCGTGGCGACGGTGTGGAACCTGGCCTTCAACTACCTGTTCGAGGCGTGGGAGCGGCGCCAGCGCGACCGCACGCGCACCGTGCGCCGGCGCGTCCTGCACGCGGTGGGCTTCCAGCTGACCCTGGTGTGCTTCCTGATCCCGCTCATCGCGTGGTGGCTGGAGATCACGCTGTTGCAGGCGTTCGTGCTGGACCTGGTGTTCATCGTCTATATCCCGTTCTACACCTTCGCCTACAACTGGGCCTTCGACAGGATCTTCGGCGTCCCCAGCTCGGCGGTGAACGAGGTCGGGCAGGAGGAGCCGGTCGGTTCCGGGCGTTCCGCCTGA